Part of the Drosophila pseudoobscura strain MV-25-SWS-2005 chromosome 2, UCI_Dpse_MV25, whole genome shotgun sequence genome, TCAAACCACAAATCACACCACAAATCAAACCCCAAATCAAACCACATGTACACGGATTGTTCGCTATAAAATAATTAGTCTGGGTTGTCTTAAAGCTATTCTCTatcatccacatcttcggttCTCCAGCTGCACCCAGAAATCGGGCGGAGTGATTATTAGCCCATTCTGGTTCTTGGACAGATCGGGCAGTTGGTCGCCCGGCGCCAGGACATAGTTGAAGTTCTGGCACATGGCCGCCGTCATGAGGAAGAGCATGTTCCGTGCGAAGGTCTCGCCCGCGCAGAGCCGCTTTCCCGCCCCAAACGGGAAGGACACGTCCAGCTTGAGGCAGAGCTCGCCCTGGTCGTCCAGGAAGCGCTCGGGACGGAACTGCTCCGGATCCGACCAGACTCGCGCATCCGAGTGATAGGCATAGAGACTGGGCACCACAATGGTATCCTTCGTAGGGAGAGGGAAAGCAATGGTCAATGCATTATCGTTAAGGGATCTGCGCCACTTACCTTGGGTATGTGATAGCCCAGGAGCTCAGTATCGGCCAGGGCCTTGTGCGGCACATCGGAGGGCACCAGTGTCTCGATGCGCATGCTCTCGCGGATGGTGGCCTCAGTGTAGTGCATGTTCTTCCGATCCTCAAGCGTGGGCAGGCGGCCGCAGCCCACGACCTCTTCGATCTCCTGCTGGATACGCTCCATGACCGAGGGGTACAGCATCAGGTACTGGATGAGCAGGGACAGCTGTACGCCGACAGCGGTGAAGGCTGGGATGGAGAAGTCGAGGAGGCCCATGATGAACTGGTCCCGGTTGAAGCCGTGTCCGGGGCAGCTCTTCATCTCGCTGATGTACAGATCAATGAAGTTGCGCTCGCTGCCCTCCTCGTAGGTCTCGATGTGGCGGTCCACGATTTCCGCAAAGTACTGGCGCATGAACTGGTTCGACTCGTTGAGCTTCTTGTAGCCACTCCACTCGGGCCAGACGTGCCGGATCCATGGCATGATGCTCAGCAGCCTGCCGTAGTCGTCGGCGTGGCGCTGGAACTGCATTCCCATCTGGACCAGGCGCACCAGTCCGGCCATGTCCTCACGCGACTGGCGTTCGTTGTACACGACGTGGAAGTGACAGTTCACCGAAAAGGGATTgaagagcagcggcagctgcacCCTGTAGCCGCCCGGCTTCACCAGATGGTGCTCGTGCGGGTATTTCGGTCCGTTTCGGATCATGTCCAGCATGTCCGTGATCTGCTCCTTGATGACCAGCTCCAGTTCGTCAAAGCGCCGGCCGAAGCCAAAGTCTCGCAGGTACCGCAGAATGAAGCGTCGCTGCTCCTTCCAGAGCGCACCCTCCTGGAAGAAGATTCCTGTCCGAGcagaattcaattaaattcaatcCGATTTCCGTTGTTGCTAATCGTGagtatatgcatgtacatattaTCCCTACATGTCATATCATAGCCTAACGCAGACATAGTGGGACAAGCGTACGGCCACTTCATTGACAGCATCACGGATGAAAATAATAGTAAGTTATTTATACTTTCAACTCGCAGCACAATAAACCATTTAAATAGAGATGATAAGAATGTTTCCTAAGGCAATTAAGAATCAATCGACCCCAATATTTTCAAGTGGCTTTATCAGCGTCCCATTCGGGCACAAAGGGACGGGAGAAACAGGATTGATTTCAATCTTACCGCGAACATCGTCGCCGGGGTCGCGCATGGCCGCGAGGAAGATACCGGGACGGCCGTCGAAGACTTGGTTGTTGAGGACCTCGCGCACGCCCTCGCCACTGTGGACCACGGCCACGGGAAACTTGCCAACGTGGAGGCCGATGATGTCCGACTTGTACCACCTGGTCAGGGTGAGGGCGGCCTTGTGCAGGTACTTGTAGTTgatcagcagcaggaagagGTAGCTGCCGAAGAAGGGGATTCGCGGCGGACCTGCGGGCGCAGAACGGAGAAGCGAGAATCTTAGAATTAGCTCCTGCTCCAATGGAGGTGTCCTTGGATCCAGACTAACCCGGCGGAAAGCCGACTGGCCGACCGACGGCATATCTGTACGAGAGAAATAGGAACGCCGCCGAGCAGATCGTCAGGAGTAGTTCGGTGAGCATTCTGCTACTGGCTTGGACACCGACTGAACTTGTCAAATCTCTGCCGTTGCGTTTTTGTAGGTGCCACTCGCCTGATAATCcgcacacgaacacacacagccgcagtcgcagcggCAGCCGCGCACAAGCCGGAGCAATTAAACAATGCttatttctatatacatatgtacatagatcgCCTCGAGTGTACATATTGGATGTATGTCGATCGATCTGTGGGTCAGTGGAGAACTTTGGAATTTCTCATTTGTGTTTAACTTAAGACGagttaaatattatttattaattattctttatacaaatttaatattaatcgGAAAAATGCCACTGGAGTGGCAGTCAATTCATGAGGCGTCATTTGTCGGCGAGGTGAGATCAATCTCAATTATAGATGTCGGCATAAAGTTGCTGTGCTTCAACGTCGCCTTCGGTCTCTCACTCCCGCTTGGGGTAACTGGACTGGCCCCAGCCACCTCCTGGTCCGAAATGAGCTTCCGCCACTTGCTGGCATTGTCAGTGCGGGTGTGTAAAGACCGCCACAGCGTGTGCAGGCCGTCGGCGTCGTTGCCGTCCAAAGAGAAGGGTATCAACTTGATGTCGCCGTCGTCGGCCCGCACTACGCTGACACCATTGAGACGCGCCGGGAACGCCTCGTGGTTGATGTACGTCCCCGTTGCCTGCTTGAGACTGTGCATGctgacaaaataaaaaataaaggaaacgCAATTGAGTATTTTCTGGATCGAATATTGGAGGCCGGAAACAAACCATTCCATCAGCTCGTTGCTGCGCTGCCTGCCCTCCGTCGTGTGCCGCAACAGCTGCGCCTCCATGTCCGCGTTGCGCTGCCGGGTCACCTCGAGCTGCTGCGCCAATGCCTCGCCCAAGGTGAATCTCCGTTCCAGTTCCTGGTTGCGGTTCAGCAACACTTTTTGCAGCTTGCCAAAGTCGCGCTCCTGCCGTTCGATGGCCTCCTTGGCACTAACTGTAAAACACGTTGAATGTACACCAATTGATGCCTGAAATAGGATGAACGCTTGCCGGGACTCACGAATATTTTTGTGGACTCTGGAGCTCCGTTTGCTGATGGACGCCTCGCGGCTTTGCAACCGTGTTTCGTTGCTGAAGATTTTCTTGAGGCGCATATAGTAGTCGGATAGATCCCCCTCGCTTGCTTGTAAATCGATCATATCAGTCATGGCCATACgagtttgtttatttttttcaaataGGTCGCcgtttgtgtttgtattttgttgtgaCGCTTCTtgtcgataaaatataccgacgACCCTCAATATACCagaatataccgtctcatttaaaaaatataccgtttaTATACTGACGAATCGATACTTCCAGTCAAGTTCCAAGCTGCTATCGATGGGTGATGTTGCGATACCTAGCATATCGATAGGAGCCGGAAAAGGTATATCTACGATATATTTCTGAGTTCCACTGCCAGTTTAGACACCACTtctagctcacacaccttgGAAATTTTATACCTTTAaaagtattttctagtattttccagtatgTACCAAGCCCATGCCCAATCCACCAATGTAGAAATCGTGTAGAAATGCCACTTAGTGCCATGTCCCAGGCCACATCGAGTACAAATTCGTGATCAGCATCGAATTCCTGATCGtatgccatcaaaatctcaatTTTTTATAATGGCGGAAAGAAGGTGATTTCAAAAAGAGATAACGGAGGttttcacactggcgcttccatgGGGCTTATATGACAAATACACATTTCCCCTTCAGGTGTCGCTTTTGGTAACTACATGaaaatgtagttaatatgCAGAAAACTGTAGTTAGCGCGTAGTTATCATGTACAGGCAATAATttagtggaaattgtttttgacCGTCGttgcttaaaccttattttataaactATCCAATAATGATGAGGGCTTAAAATTATTCAGTCATATAGGAAAGTAATTCgtcaatcggataaaattacgAGTCCAGAGTTGCGGGTCCTAGCTACCTCGTATTAatcaaccgaatatcaaaaacgaggaataaaATGGAGTGTCCATAAAAATAACTCGTCAGTATTTTTActgtatattttgaaatttgtgacgtatttttcggtatataACGTAGAGTCAGTCACACTGATTTCGAACTGAAGTGCACTGCCAATTTGaactaaaacaaaatttttggaATCAAATAGCGCTGCAAGTGCAAAATTTCAGAGCAGCATTATCGTGCGATCTACTACCAAAGTTCCCGTTAATGCGCTTGCTGCACAGCGGCCAGGCCCTACGCAGATTCTACAGCCACAGAAGCCGCATCGGAAAGGTGAGTGCTTAAAAACAAGTGCGAAACGGGTTGGAATTCCGAAAAGAGGTTGAAATTCTGATTGAAATTGATCAGTCCACCAGGTTAGTAATGGCCACCCAATGATAGCCGAAAACGCACCAAGTCGCTTGGTGACGCTGCGcaaaaattttttttggcGAACAAAAGCGATGCTAAAAATAACccgcaaaatatttgcataaacagCGCGACGCAACCCAATGGACAAACAAGATAATATTCTTGTGGAGAAGAACCGCGCGGTCGAGCAGCGTTGCAATTTCCCGCCCCACTGCCCCGCGAGATGGGACCACCCGCGTAGCGGTCAACGACCCACTTGTTGGTCCCGTTACGCTTGCTCAAGGTCACTTGCTTCTTAGGCGATACTCTCTTGGCAATAATCTCATGAAACAATCTCCAAAAGAGTACGTAAATGCAGTCGTAAATGTGTGCAGTCCATTAAGTACAGTATGCTTCACAAAGAGTGAACAATCTGCTGCTCCCACAATATCGAAGGGTGTCACACTTTCAGCTGGGGAAGAAGATTACTgcaatctataaaaaaataatagtaaataatatataaatcgTAAAAGAACGTGTGGAACTATTGTAGCCATTCGCTGGAGGGAGCCTGAACTGTGAATTTTGTTCGTTTACAACACCTTTAATAGCCTGTGACGACATTCTTTTTAGCTTGTTAATACGCATCTCTGTCAGTAGGCATTCGCGAGTGATTTATGGGTGGACAGCATCAATTGAGTTTGTTGCCTGGGCAAAGTCGTCGACTGATAACGATGTGGGGCACTTTGCAGTGTGGTAAATCAGAGATTAACTCTGATTAGATACGAACGTGCGGCTTATCGCCTCTCGTCTTTACGCATAGCCCAACAGAATTTAACGCATTCCCACTCTGCTGCTCTTTCAGATGGCCACGGACATCAGAATTAAAGCCTCGCTCAGCGCCAGCGATCCGCAGGCGCACCCGGTGCTGATCATTGGACAGCTGCGCCACCTGAATCTCCTGAAGTTTGACGATCTGGCCAGCAAGCTCAGCCCGCGGGTGACCGAGGAGACCTTCCTAAATGCCATTGCCTGCCTCCATCCAGCGCCCACGGACAAGGTGTCGCTGTATCTGGATGTAGCCACAGTGGCGTCACTCCCATTGAAGGCGTCGCGACACAATACCGCCTCGCGCGCCCATGCCATTACGCGTCTCGTAAAGAACCATGTGCTGAACGTGAGCGAGGAGAGCGTGGTGCTGGTCTGCGAGCGCGAGAACATCTTTGCCAGCGCCTGTGCCGTGGTGCGGGCCTTCCCGCTGTACTCCCGCAAGACGGGAAACGGCGCCCAGGCCAAGTCCCCCACTGGGGGCTCTGGGGACGGAGACAACAGTCGCAACGTGGTCAACGTGGAGTTCGTTGTGATCGACAAGGACGGCGGCATTGAGAGTGATCCGCTCACCGCAGATGAGGTCAAGTGCCTGAACGAGACTGCCCGTGGCATCCGTCTTACGGCCCGCATAGTGGACATGCCCTGCAACGAGATGAACGTCGATCACTTTGTCCAGGCCATCGAGGAGATAGCCCAGGAGCTGTCGCTGAAGCCGCAGATCATTCGCGGCGAGGAGCTGCGGGAGCGCGGCTTCGGGGGCATCTACGGTGTGGGCAAGGCAGCCGCCGTCCCGCCCGCACTCGTTGTGCTCTCCCACCAGCCGAAAGGCGCCCAGGAGACCATTGCTCTGGTGGGGAAGGGCATCGTCTACGACACTGGCGGCCTCAGCATCAAAGGCAAGACCGCCATGCCGGGCATGAAGCGTGACTGCGGCGGTGCTGCCGCCATTCTCGGTGCCTTCTACGCGGCGGTCAAGTGCGGATTCAAAGACAATCTGCATGCGGTCTTCTGCCTGGCCGAAAACTCTGTGGGACCAAACGCCACGCGGTACTTATTTATCCAAGGTCTACCCTTTGGATTGGATCTAACTAATTGTTTCCGTTTCTTGCAGTCCCGATGATATTCACACTCTGTATTCCGGCCGCACAGTCGAGATCAACAACACGGACGCCGAGGGCCGCCTGGTGCTGGCCGATGGCGTTTGCTTTGCCAACAAGGATCTGAAGGCCAACATTATCCTCGATATGGCCACACTGACAGGAGCTCAGGTGAGCATtgcctttttcttttgtgatATGCATAGATTCAATTGTGCAGGCAGGTG contains:
- the Spc25 gene encoding kinetochore protein Spc25, producing the protein MAMTDMIDLQASEGDLSDYYMRLKKIFSNETRLQSREASISKRSSRVHKNILSAKEAIERQERDFGKLQKVLLNRNQELERRFTLGEALAQQLEVTRQRNADMEAQLLRHTTEGRQRSNELMECMHSLKQATGTYINHEAFPARLNGVSVVRADDGDIKLIPFSLDGNDADGLHTLWRSLHTRTDNASKWRKLISDQEVAGASPVTPSGSERPKATLKHSNFMPTSIIEIDLTSPTNDAS
- the grsm gene encoding probable aminopeptidase NPEPL1 is translated as MRLLHSGQALRRFYSHRSRIGKMATDIRIKASLSASDPQAHPVLIIGQLRHLNLLKFDDLASKLSPRVTEETFLNAIACLHPAPTDKVSLYLDVATVASLPLKASRHNTASRAHAITRLVKNHVLNVSEESVVLVCERENIFASACAVVRAFPLYSRKTGNGAQAKSPTGGSGDGDNSRNVVNVEFVVIDKDGGIESDPLTADEVKCLNETARGIRLTARIVDMPCNEMNVDHFVQAIEEIAQELSLKPQIIRGEELRERGFGGIYGVGKAAAVPPALVVLSHQPKGAQETIALVGKGIVYDTGGLSIKGKTAMPGMKRDCGGAAAILGAFYAAVKCGFKDNLHAVFCLAENSVGPNATRPDDIHTLYSGRTVEINNTDAEGRLVLADGVCFANKDLKANIILDMATLTGAQGVATGKYHGAILTNSETWEAKSLQAGRKSGDLLAPIIYCPELHFSEFASAIADMKNSVADRQNAQSSCAGIFVAAHLGFDYHGVWMHVDMATPVHCGERATGYGVALLLTLFGSHTHSALLQSIAPTEEEPPSKRLCRD
- the Cyp304a1 gene encoding probable cytochrome P450 304a1, coding for MLTELLLTICSAAFLFLSYRYAVGRPVGFPPGPPRIPFFGSYLFLLLINYKYLHKAALTLTRWYKSDIIGLHVGKFPVAVVHSGEGVREVLNNQVFDGRPGIFLAAMRDPGDDVRGIFFQEGALWKEQRRFILRYLRDFGFGRRFDELELVIKEQITDMLDMIRNGPKYPHEHHLVKPGGYRVQLPLLFNPFSVNCHFHVVYNERQSREDMAGLVRLVQMGMQFQRHADDYGRLLSIMPWIRHVWPEWSGYKKLNESNQFMRQYFAEIVDRHIETYEEGSERNFIDLYISEMKSCPGHGFNRDQFIMGLLDFSIPAFTAVGVQLSLLIQYLMLYPSVMERIQQEIEEVVGCGRLPTLEDRKNMHYTEATIRESMRIETLVPSDVPHKALADTELLGYHIPKDTIVVPSLYAYHSDARVWSDPEQFRPERFLDDQGELCLKLDVSFPFGAGKRLCAGETFARNMLFLMTAAMCQNFNYVLAPGDQLPDLSKNQNGLIITPPDFWVQLENRRCG